The following are encoded together in the Canis aureus isolate CA01 chromosome 30, VMU_Caureus_v.1.0, whole genome shotgun sequence genome:
- the HTR1F gene encoding 5-hydroxytryptamine receptor 1F, with translation MDFLNSSDQNLTSEELLNRMPSKILVSLTLSGLALMTTTINSLVIAAIIVTRKLHHPANYLICSLAVTDFLVAVLVMPFSIVYIARESWIMGQVACDIWLSVDITCCTCSILHLSAIALDRYRAITDAVKYSRKRTPKHAGIMIIIVWIISIFISMPPLFWRHQGTSRDDECIIKHDHIVSTIYSTFGAFYIPLTLILILYYKIYKAAKTLYHKRQASRIAKEEVNGQVLFGSGEKSTRLVSTPYLLEKSLSDPSTDFDKIHSTVKNLRSEFKHEKSWRRQKILGTREHKAATTLGLILGAFVICWLPFFVKELVVNICEKCKISEEMSNFLTWLGYLNSLINPLIYTIFNEDFKKAFQKLVRCRC, from the coding sequence atgGATTTCTTAAACTCATCTGATCAAAACTTGACCTCAGAAGAACTGTTAAACAGAATGCCATCCAAAATTCTGGTGTCCCTCACTCTCTCTGGGCTTGCATTGATGACAACGACCATCAACTCCCTTGTGATTGCTGCAATTATTGTGACCCGGAAGCTGCACCACCCAGCCAACTATTTAATTTGCTCCCTCGCAGTCACAGATTTTCTTGTAGCTGTCCTGGTGATGCCTTTCAGCATTGTGTACATTGCCAGAGAAAGCTGGATTATGGGACAGGTGGCCTGTGACATTTGGCTGAGTGTTGACATTACATGCTGCACGTGTTCCATCTTACATCTCTCTGCTATAGCTTTGGATCGGTATCGGGCGATCACAGATGCTGTGAAGTACTCCAGGAAAAGGACTCCCAAGCATGCTGGCATTATGATTATAATTGTTTggattatatctatttttatttctatgcctCCTTTATTCTGGAGGCACCAAGGAACTAGCCGAGATGATGAGTGCATCATAAAACATGACCACATTGTTTCCACTATTTACTCAACATTTGGAGCTTTCTACATCCCATTAACATTGATTTTGATCCTCtactacaaaatatataaagcagcaAAAACATTATACCACAAGAGACAAGCAAGCAGGATTGCCAAGGAGGAGGTGAATGGCCAAGTCCTTTTCGGGAGTGGTGAGAAAAGCACTAGACTAGTCTCCACACCCTACCTGCTAGAAAAATCTTTATCTGATCCATCAACAGACTTTGATAAAATTCATAGCACAGTGAAAAACCTGAGGTCTGAATTCAAGCATGAGAAATCTTGGAGAAGACAAAAGATCTTAGGCACAAGAGAACACAAAGCAGCCACTACCTTGGGATTAATCTTGGGTGCATTTGTAATATGTTGGCTTCCATTCTTTGTAAAAGAATTGGTTGTTAATATCTGTGAAAAGTGTAAAATTTCTGAAGAAATGTCCAATTTTTTGACATGGCTTGGATATCTCAATTCTCTTATAAATCCACTGATTTATACAATCTTTAATGAAGACTTCAAGAAAGCATTCCAAAAACTTGTACGATGCCGATGTTAA